One window of the Eucalyptus grandis isolate ANBG69807.140 chromosome 8, ASM1654582v1, whole genome shotgun sequence genome contains the following:
- the LOC104457248 gene encoding cell division cycle-associated protein 7, whose protein sequence is MPTMRKRASTQEPISTPTSLAGDDQAEARKMCLYEQSREERIKANLERMQKLGIFDLSQKLRSSSVPPKRTPNRKPSEKCAPAPPSGPVRRSSRLQSVTPISYAEVRIAKKDRSLEDEGIILEEGSKPEIYTEEHEKLLGNTEKNWELFVDGCGKDGKRIYDPVRGKTCHQCRQKTLGYRTQCCQCNMVQGQFCGDCLYMRYGEHVLEARENPNWLCPVCRGICNCSLCRQAKGWPPTGPLYKKVNKLGFKSVAHYLIQTRRLQAKEEETSDFLVHASAKRSLPFSDMETVANVSPMLADHDTIALTESESDPLVQENSTGHVSVKRSLPFSGKEAHVQSVNDICSAENIENCGQSKPKGLQNGVKDLNVDCTEVVKSPKPLAKRNRRPDPSPNSIAGRLRLRRRISKENLDEPRDEGEVSDVKNTVVEKDDSEEKEIHCASD, encoded by the exons ATGCCGACGATGAGGAAGCGGGCGAGTACCCAGGAACCCATCTCGACCCCGACCTCCCTCGCCGGCGACGACCAGGCCGAGGCCAGGAAGATGTGCCTGTACGAGCAGTCCAGGGAGGAGCGGATCAAGGCGAACCTCGAGCGGATGCAGAAGCTCGGCATCTTCGACCTCTCCCAGAAGCTCCGGTCCTCCTCCGTGCCGCCCAAGCGGACCCCGAACCGCAAACCGTCCGAGAAGTGCGCCCCGGCCCCGCCGTCCGGCCCCGTCCGGCGGTCTTCCAG GTTGCAGAGCGTCACGCCGATAAGCTATGCGGAAGTTCGGATAGCCAAGAAGGACAGGTCTTTAGAAGATGAGGGAATAATTCTGGAAGAGGGCTCAAAGCCAGAGATTTATACAGAGGAGCATGAGAAACTGTTGGGCAACACTGAGAAAAATTGGGAACTTTTCGTGGATGGGTGTGGGAAAGATGGGAAGCGGATTTATGATCCAGTCAGAGGCAAGACTTGCCATCAATGTAG GCAGAAAACTCTTGGCTATCGTACTCAATGCTGCCAATGTAACATGGTGCAGGGACAGTTTTGCGGGGATTGTTTGTACATGAG ATATGGGGAACATGTGCTGGAAGCCCGAGAAAACCCGAACTGGTTATGTCCAGTTTGTCGCGGAATATGCAATTGCAGTTTGTGCCGGCAAGCAAAAGGGTGGCCTCCTACCGGTCCTCTTTATAAGAAg GTAAACAAACTGGGGTTTAAGTCCGTAGCACATTATCTAATTCAGACACGCCGCTTACAAGCGAAGGAGGAAGAAACTTCAGACTTTCTTGTTCATGCTTCTGCAAAGAGGTCGCTGCCCTTCTCAGATATGGAAACAGTGGCAAATGTATCTCCCATGCTTGCCGATCATGACACCATTGCATTgacagagtctgagtctgatccttTGGTACAAGAAAACTCCACTGGTCACGTTTCTGTGAAAAGGTCGTTACCCTTTTCTGGCAAGGAAGCACATGTTCAAAGTGTCAATGATATATGTTCTgctgaaaatattgaaaattgtGGACAGTCCAAGCCCAAGGGACTACAAAATGGTGTCAAAGATCTCAATGTGGATTGCACTGAAGTAGTGAAAAGCCCAAAACCACTAGCTAAAAGGAACCGCCGCCCCGATCCTTCACCCAACAGCATTGCTGGAAGATTGAGGCTCAGGCGCAGAATTAGCAAGGAAAATCTGGACGAGCCGAGGGATGAGGGAGAAGTTTCAGATGTCAAGAATACTGTGGTGGAAAAGGATGACAGTGAAGAGAAGGAAATCCACTGCGCAAGCGATTGA
- the LOC104457249 gene encoding GDSL esterase/lipase At2g23540 — protein MAMARLQPCTLILALLLANVICFLGKADSDSLGLGASFIFGDSLVDAGNNNYLPTLSRANIRPNGIDFTASGGIPTGRYTNGRTIGDIVGELLGQPHYAVPFLAPNTTGKAILSGVNYASGGGGILNATGRIFVNRLSMDIQVDYFNITRKQIDGLLGASKAKEYIMKTSIFSITIGANDFLNNYMLPVLSVGARISETPDAFIDDMLSHLRDQLTRLYKLDARKFVLGNVGPIGCIPYQKTINQLNPDECVDLPNKLAKQYNGRLTDLLAELTKTLPGATFVHANVYDMVLEVITNYDKYGFTTANRACCGNGGQFAGIVPCGPTSSMCTDRSKHVFWDPYHPSEAANIILAKQLVDGDSRYITPMNLRKLRDL, from the exons ATGGCAATGGCGCGGCTTCAACCTTGTACTCTGATCTTGGCTCTTTTGCTGGCGAATGTCATTTGCTTCCTGGGAAAAGCCGACAGCGATTCTCTAGGGCTCGGAGCTTCGTTCATTTTTGGCGACTCGTTAGTCGACGCAGGGAACAACAATTACCTGCCAACTCTCTCTCGGGCGAATATACGTCCGAATGGGATCGATTTCACAGCATCGGGAGGGATACCGACAGGGAGGTACACCAATGGGAGGACTATTGGGGACATTGTGG GAGAATTACTGGGACAACCACATTACGCAGTACCCTTTCTGGCCCCGAACACGACCGGGAAAGCGATATTGAGTGGAGTGAACTATGCGTCCGGGGGAGGAGGCATTCTGAATGCAACCGGAAGGATTTTC GTCAATAGGCTGAGCATGGACATCCAAGTGGACTACTTCAACATCACAAGAAAACAGATTGATGGGTTGCTAGGCGCATCAAAGGCCAAGGAGTACATAATGAAGAcatccatcttctccatcaCAATTGGAGCGAACGATTTCCTCAACAATTACATGCTTCCGGTCCTCTCCGTCGGCGCCCGGATCTCTGAAACCCCTGATGCCTTCATCGACGACATGCTCAGCCACCTGCGAGACCAACTAACG AGGCTTTATAAGCTGGATGCTAGGAAGTTTGTGCTCGGGAACGTCGGCCCAATCGGTTGCATACCTTATCAGAAGACGATAAATCAGCTAAACCCAGACGAATGCGTCGACTTGCCGAACAAACTCGCGAAGCAGTACAACGGAAGGTTGACGGATTTGCTAGCCGAGCTCACCAAAACCCTCCCGGGAGCCACCTTTGTCCATGCCAACGTCTATGACATGGTCCTGGAAGTCATCACCAACTACGACAAATACG GATTCACGACGGCGAACCGGGCATGCTGTGGAAACGGGGGCCAATTTGCCGGCATAGTCCCATGTGGTCCGACCTCCAGCATGTGCACGGACCGGTCAAAGCACGTCTTTTGGGACCCGTACCACCCGAGCGAGGCTGCCAACATCATCCTTGCCAAGCAGCTGGTCGACGGCGACAGCCGCTACATCACCCCCATGAATCTCAGAAAACTCCGAGATCTTTGA
- the LOC104429944 gene encoding probable glucan endo-1,3-beta-glucosidase BG4: protein MTTVVSQSMLALTCPPSVSNWNAHATPFLLPLAPVSATNNNPLLCNIYPYFAYHDSPAHVLLDYAPVNKAEVVVMDGAFGYTNLFDVSIDGFYWALEKVGGVNMAVVTSETRAVGRVGRDGCIVELLDL, encoded by the coding sequence ATGACCACGGTTGTGTCCCAATCGATGTTGGCATTGACCTGTCCTCCTTCCGTGTCGAATTGGAACGCCCATGCAACTCCATTCTTGCTACCTTTGGCTCCGGTTTCAGCCACCAACAATAATCCTCTTCTTTGCAACATATATCCTTACTTCGCCTACCACGACAGTCCGGCTCACGTCTTGCTGGACTATGCCCCGGTCAATAAGGCAGAGGTGGTCGTGATGGACGGGGCTTTTGGGTACACAAACTTGTTCGATGTGTCAATTGATGGTTTCTATTGGGCACTGGAGAAGGTCGGTGGAGTAAACATGGCAGTAGTCACAAGCGAGACTAGGGCTGTTGGTCGGGTCGGAAGAGATGGATGCATTGTTGAATTATTGGACCTATAA
- the LOC104416758 gene encoding LOW QUALITY PROTEIN: dof zinc finger protein DOF3.4 (The sequence of the model RefSeq protein was modified relative to this genomic sequence to represent the inferred CDS: inserted 2 bases in 2 codons), producing the protein MPSECADRKPAKAPHGGHLHAAGAGAAAPQPQEQEHLPCPRCDSTNTKFCYYNNYNFSQPRHFCKSCRRYWTHGGTLRDIPVGGGSRKNAKRSRTGASASSSSSSAAVVLPXRRPQEHHLHAASLLLPFAGSHGGPVHLAGGDGDGKPGLNVCGSFTSLLNAHGPPGFLALGGFGLGLGPGGLDEMAFGLGRGVWPFXGVGDGVGAGVGSNGGPVGIGNAWQFEGGDEGGLVGGGGGGGGGGGDSCFSWPGLAISTAWSGLK; encoded by the exons ATGCCGTCGGAGTGCGCCGACCGCAAGCCCGCGAAGGCCCCCCACGGCGGCCACCTCCACGCGGCCGGGGCGGGGGCCGCCGCGCCGCAGCCGCAGGAGCAGGAGCACCTCCCCTGCCCGCGCTGCGACTCCACCAACACCAAGTTCTGCTACTACAACAACTACAACTTCTCCCAGCCCCGCCACTTCTGCAAGTCCTGCCGCCGCTACTGGACCCACGGCGGCACCCTCAGGGACATCCCCGTCGGCGGCGGCAGCCGCAAGAACGCCAAGCGCTCCCGCACCGGCGCCTccgcgtcgtcgtcgtcctcctccgccgccgtcgTGCTCC GGCGTCGCCCCCAGGAGCACCACTTGCAcgccgcctccctcctcctGCCCTTCGCCGGGAGCCACGGGGGGCCCGTACACCTcgccggcggcgacggcgacgggaAGCCGGGCCTGAACGTGTGCGGGAGCTTCACTTCCCTGTTGAACGCTCACGGGCCTCCTGGGTTCCTGGCTCTGGGCGGGTTCGGGCTCGGGCTGGGGCCGGGCGGGCTCGACGAGATGGCGTTCGGGCTCGGGAGAGGGGTCTGGCCCT CAGGGGTGGGAGACGGCGTCGGCGCGGGCGTGGGGAGCAATGGCGGGCCGGTGGGGATCGGGAACGCGTGGCAGTTCGAGGGCGGCGACGAGGGCGGGCtcgtgggcggcggcggcggcggcggcggcggaggcggcgactCGTGCTTCTCTTGGCCAGGACTCGCCATCTCCACTGCTTGGAGCGGTCTCAAATGA